One Halarcobacter ebronensis genomic window carries:
- a CDS encoding DEAD/DEAH box helicase, which yields MNQLITNSENSNFFNHLTKLLLECKSFIFNVAFINYSGTQLLLNSLEDCEKRGVKGKILSSTYLDFTDPKALEKLSLFKNIEIKIFDSSKCGFHPKAYIFEFEDEYRVLLGSSNITASAFKTNIEWNIKIFSKKEKEFTKRILFEFQSLWEEAIRLNKEFLEEYKNHKEKEIKREFFYSSKPKINLMQKKALDRLTFFREKGEDKALVIAATGTGKTYLAAFDVATFKPKKMLFIVHRENILKKAKSTFETILEEASCGLLSGNHKQINSNYLFATIQSLSSCYESFKKDEFDYIIYDEAHHISSPSYTKVREYFKPKFQLGLTATPNRMDNSSIYELFDDNIAANIGLNEALKEDLVSSFHYYGIADIKAIDYQSIDIEDISKLAKLLMVNRRVEFIIEKMNFYGNSGKKRKVLGFCVSKEHALYMAEEFSKRGIEALSLTSEDSITKREEVLKRVEDDKDSLEVVFSVDIFNEGVDIPSINTILMLRPTNSSIVFIQQLGRGLRKYKDKEFLTVIDFIGNHKKSFLIALALCGNRVLDKESVKFSLLNNFANFQNTHIVIDEITKTRVLEQLDNENLSSFKYLKDNYMKFKLQLNNKIPMLEDYFEYKELISALPFIGESKSYVEFVNRVEEDKSIKTICKDEAFLKFSRFLDSMLPLRRVYEFAILKRVIQKGSCSFVEARSVVNKYLDNVEEQTIKHSFSYLNQNFFDISQKERFLKVVTLSKDKLELTDEAKAILKDQIKSEFLLNSINYGLLVYEEEFGSKDFKLPFLKPYEKYNMLEIALLSNFDKIHSSFRGSGFLKYKDDFFLFITLEKDKYSKASAYVNTFSSKDTFTFVSKPLMSQDKGDGYRLIDNKKQGVNLHIFVRKFSHVDKKVQKFSYLGLADCIEYNGNKPINTILKLRKELNDELFEEFTKVI from the coding sequence TTGAACCAACTAATTACAAATAGTGAAAACAGCAATTTTTTTAATCACTTGACAAAACTTCTTTTAGAGTGCAAATCCTTTATTTTTAATGTGGCATTTATAAACTATTCAGGGACTCAACTACTTTTAAACTCTTTAGAAGATTGCGAAAAAAGAGGAGTAAAAGGGAAAATTCTAAGCTCAACATATTTGGATTTTACTGATCCAAAGGCATTAGAAAAACTCTCTTTATTTAAAAATATAGAGATAAAAATCTTTGATTCTTCAAAATGTGGTTTTCATCCAAAAGCATATATTTTTGAGTTTGAAGATGAATATAGAGTTCTTTTAGGTTCTTCAAATATTACTGCAAGTGCATTTAAAACTAATATTGAGTGGAATATAAAAATCTTCTCTAAAAAAGAAAAGGAGTTTACAAAGAGGATTCTTTTTGAATTTCAATCTTTGTGGGAAGAGGCTATTAGACTAAATAAAGAGTTTCTAGAAGAGTATAAAAATCATAAAGAAAAAGAGATAAAAAGAGAGTTTTTTTATAGTTCTAAACCAAAAATAAATTTGATGCAAAAAAAGGCTTTAGATAGATTAACTTTTTTTAGAGAAAAGGGTGAAGATAAAGCTTTAGTTATAGCAGCAACAGGTACAGGAAAAACTTATCTTGCAGCTTTTGATGTAGCAACATTTAAACCTAAAAAAATGCTTTTTATTGTTCATAGAGAAAATATTCTAAAGAAGGCAAAAAGTACCTTTGAAACTATTTTAGAAGAGGCTAGTTGTGGATTATTAAGTGGTAACCATAAGCAGATAAATAGTAACTACTTATTTGCAACAATACAATCTTTAAGTAGTTGTTATGAAAGTTTTAAAAAAGATGAGTTTGATTATATTATTTATGATGAAGCCCACCATATAAGCTCTCCTTCTTATACAAAAGTAAGAGAGTACTTTAAACCAAAATTTCAATTAGGACTTACTGCTACTCCAAATAGAATGGATAACTCTTCCATATATGAACTTTTTGATGATAATATTGCAGCAAATATTGGACTGAATGAAGCACTTAAAGAGGATTTAGTAAGCTCTTTTCACTACTACGGAATTGCAGATATTAAAGCAATAGATTACCAAAGTATAGATATTGAAGATATCTCAAAACTTGCAAAACTATTGATGGTAAATAGAAGAGTAGAGTTTATTATTGAGAAGATGAACTTTTATGGAAACTCTGGAAAAAAGAGAAAAGTTTTGGGTTTTTGTGTCTCTAAAGAGCATGCTTTATATATGGCAGAAGAGTTCTCTAAAAGAGGAATAGAAGCTTTAAGTTTAACAAGCGAAGATAGTATAACAAAAAGGGAAGAGGTTTTAAAAAGAGTAGAAGATGATAAGGATTCTTTAGAAGTAGTATTTAGTGTTGATATCTTTAATGAAGGGGTTGATATCCCTTCAATTAATACAATTTTGATGCTAAGACCCACAAACTCTTCTATAGTATTTATCCAACAATTAGGAAGAGGACTTAGAAAATATAAAGATAAAGAGTTTTTAACTGTAATTGATTTTATAGGTAACCACAAAAAAAGTTTTTTAATTGCATTGGCGCTTTGTGGAAATAGAGTTTTAGATAAAGAGAGTGTAAAGTTCTCTCTTTTGAATAATTTTGCAAATTTTCAAAATACACATATTGTAATTGATGAGATAACTAAAACAAGGGTTTTAGAGCAATTAGATAATGAGAACCTAAGTAGTTTTAAATATCTAAAAGATAACTATATGAAGTTTAAATTGCAGCTAAATAATAAAATACCAATGCTTGAAGACTATTTTGAGTACAAAGAGTTAATTTCTGCTCTTCCTTTTATTGGTGAATCAAAATCTTATGTGGAGTTTGTAAATAGAGTTGAAGAGGATAAAAGTATAAAAACCATCTGCAAAGATGAGGCTTTCTTGAAATTTAGTAGATTTTTAGACTCCATGTTGCCTTTACGAAGAGTATATGAGTTTGCAATATTAAAAAGAGTAATACAAAAGGGAAGTTGCAGTTTTGTTGAAGCAAGAAGTGTAGTTAATAAATATCTAGATAATGTTGAAGAGCAAACCATAAAACACTCTTTTTCTTATTTAAATCAAAACTTTTTTGATATTTCTCAAAAAGAGAGATTTTTAAAGGTGGTTACTTTATCTAAAGATAAACTAGAGTTAACAGATGAAGCCAAAGCTATTTTAAAAGATCAGATAAAAAGTGAGTTTCTTTTAAATAGTATAAATTATGGTTTGTTAGTTTATGAAGAGGAGTTTGGTTCAAAAGATTTTAAACTTCCATTTTTAAAACCATATGAAAAATACAATATGCTTGAAATTGCTCTTTTATCAAATTTTGACAAAATTCATAGCTCCTTTAGGGGAAGTGGTTTTTTAAAATACAAAGATGACTTTTTTCTTTTTATAACTTTGGAAAAAGATAAATACTCAAAAGCCTCAGCTTATGTAAATACTTTCTCTTCAAAAGATACTTTTACTTTTGTTAGCAAACCTCTTATGTCTCAAGATAAAGGAGATGGTTATAGATTAATAGATAATAAAAAGCAAGGTGTAAATCTTCATATATTTGTTAGAAAATTTTCCCATGTTGATAAAAAAGTTCAAAAGTTTAGTTATTTAGGTTTAGCTGATTGTATTGAGTATAATGGAAATAAACCCATAAATACAATATTAAAGTTAAGAAAAGAGCTAAATGATGAACTCTTTGAAGAGTTTACAAAGGTTATTTAA